In one Lolium rigidum isolate FL_2022 chromosome 3, APGP_CSIRO_Lrig_0.1, whole genome shotgun sequence genomic region, the following are encoded:
- the LOC124703079 gene encoding uncharacterized protein LOC124703079 isoform X3, which translates to MDSDGDPHPHTPNPAEEKARKKSIKRARKRELQKLKLQQGPSELHKEDPQVGQISPPGALLQTLALRLAAFLKIKQGPSELHKEGRPETSGPGIGEQAGSPAPEGARVRQSVLYSGRPRRSTTDKKPVEDNAGKVSGSEGPTVTDLPEFKVLALNEGHPKPELTDSSKEGDTANSETESEVVVEEEPKDESDCDSEEEWCKFREYKKRMLDKDFSPQSATQAAASDKNSAVENVTEYSGVAEWADRSYLTWQKSLLVCSEAQHTMVAPSSDEPPSEVSDEDIIQNGEKWMSDEVMVAFNEYIERTDKLRELEYCFEKLCHQCFNVECYFKIFHHFNFTVKTKHPSSDDWKSITYFAELKEIFGEKYYFCCPLESSENGRCYACRNQGVYDLMHPATGGFERGLPG; encoded by the exons atggacagcgacggcgACCCCCACCCTCACACTCCTAACCCTGCCGAGGAGAAAGCGAGGAAGAAGTCGATCAAGAGAGCGAGGAAGAGAGAGCTCCAGAAGCTGAAGCTCCAGCAGGGACCCAGCGAGCTACACAAGGAGGATCCCCAAGTTGGCCAAATCTCCCCTCCCGGTGCCCTCCTTCAAACTCTTGCTCTCCGTCTGGCGGCCTTTCTCAAGATAAAGCAGGGCCCCAGTGAGCTGCACAAGGAGGGCCGCCCTGAAACTTCTGGTCCTGGCATCGGGGAGCAAGCGGG GTCACCCGCACCCGAAGGAGCTCGTGTTCGCCAGAGTGTTCTCTACTCAGGTCGCCCCAGGCGATCTACAACAGATAAGAAACC GGTTGAGGATAATGCTGGCAAGGTGAGTGGCAGTGAGGGTCCTACAGTTACAGATCTACCTGAATTCAAGGTGCTAGCACTCAATGAGGGACATCCTAAACCTGAATTGACTGATAG CTCCAAGGAAGGTGACACTGCCAACAGCGAGACTGAGTCAGAAGTTGTTGTGGAGGAGGAGCCCAAAGATGAATCAGATTGTGATTC GGAGGAGGAGTGGTGTAAATTCAGAGAGTACAAAAAGAGAATGTTGGATAAGGATTTTTCTCCTCAGAGTGCCACTCAAGCTGCTGCTTCTGATAAGAACTCAGCTGTTGAGAATGTCACTGAATATTCTGGAGTTGCCGAGTGGGCTGACCGATCATACTTAACATGGCAGAAGTCTTTGCTAGTTTGTTCAGAGGCTCAGCATACTATGGTGGCACCTTCAAGTGATGAACCACC GTCTGAAGTATCTGATGAAGATATTATTCAAAATGGAGAAAAATGGATGAGTGACGAGGTGATGGTGGCTTTCAATGAATACATTGAAAGAACTGATAAACTCAGG GAACTTGAGtactgtttcgagaaactttgccATCAATGTTTTAACGTAGAATGTTATTTCAAGATTTTCCACCACTTCAATTTCACTGTGAAGACGAAGCACCCTAGTTCAGATGATTGGAAATCGATAACATACTTTGCTGAGTTGAAGGAGATATTTGGGGAAAAGTATTATTTCTGTTGCCCATTGGAATCAAGTGAAAATG GTCGATGTTATGCTTGCAGGAATCAAGGGGTGTATGATCTGATGCATCCAGCTACAGGTGGATTTGAGAGGGGTTTACCGG
- the LOC124703079 gene encoding uncharacterized protein LOC124703079 isoform X2, producing the protein MDSDGDPHPHTPNPAEEKARKKSIKRARKRELQKLKLQQGPSELHKEDPQVGQISPPGALLQTLALRLAAFLKIKQGPSELHKEGRPETSGPGIGEQAGSPAPEGARVRQSVLYSGRPRRSTTDKKPVEDNAGKVSGSEGPTVTDLPEFKVLALNEGHPKPELTDSSKEGDTANSETESEVVVEEEPKDESDCDSEEEWCKFREYKKRMLDKDFSPQSATQAAASDKNSAVENVTEYSGVAEWADRSYLTWQKSLLVCSEAQHTMVAPSSDEPPSEVSDEDIIQNGEKWMSDEVMVAFNEYIERTDKLRELEYCFEKLCHQCFNVECYFKIFHHFNFTVKTKHPSSDDWKSITYFAELKEIFGEKYYFCCPLESSENGRCYACRNQGVYDLMHPATGGFERGLPGTVFPYM; encoded by the exons atggacagcgacggcgACCCCCACCCTCACACTCCTAACCCTGCCGAGGAGAAAGCGAGGAAGAAGTCGATCAAGAGAGCGAGGAAGAGAGAGCTCCAGAAGCTGAAGCTCCAGCAGGGACCCAGCGAGCTACACAAGGAGGATCCCCAAGTTGGCCAAATCTCCCCTCCCGGTGCCCTCCTTCAAACTCTTGCTCTCCGTCTGGCGGCCTTTCTCAAGATAAAGCAGGGCCCCAGTGAGCTGCACAAGGAGGGCCGCCCTGAAACTTCTGGTCCTGGCATCGGGGAGCAAGCGGG GTCACCCGCACCCGAAGGAGCTCGTGTTCGCCAGAGTGTTCTCTACTCAGGTCGCCCCAGGCGATCTACAACAGATAAGAAACC GGTTGAGGATAATGCTGGCAAGGTGAGTGGCAGTGAGGGTCCTACAGTTACAGATCTACCTGAATTCAAGGTGCTAGCACTCAATGAGGGACATCCTAAACCTGAATTGACTGATAG CTCCAAGGAAGGTGACACTGCCAACAGCGAGACTGAGTCAGAAGTTGTTGTGGAGGAGGAGCCCAAAGATGAATCAGATTGTGATTC GGAGGAGGAGTGGTGTAAATTCAGAGAGTACAAAAAGAGAATGTTGGATAAGGATTTTTCTCCTCAGAGTGCCACTCAAGCTGCTGCTTCTGATAAGAACTCAGCTGTTGAGAATGTCACTGAATATTCTGGAGTTGCCGAGTGGGCTGACCGATCATACTTAACATGGCAGAAGTCTTTGCTAGTTTGTTCAGAGGCTCAGCATACTATGGTGGCACCTTCAAGTGATGAACCACC GTCTGAAGTATCTGATGAAGATATTATTCAAAATGGAGAAAAATGGATGAGTGACGAGGTGATGGTGGCTTTCAATGAATACATTGAAAGAACTGATAAACTCAGG GAACTTGAGtactgtttcgagaaactttgccATCAATGTTTTAACGTAGAATGTTATTTCAAGATTTTCCACCACTTCAATTTCACTGTGAAGACGAAGCACCCTAGTTCAGATGATTGGAAATCGATAACATACTTTGCTGAGTTGAAGGAGATATTTGGGGAAAAGTATTATTTCTGTTGCCCATTGGAATCAAGTGAAAATG GTCGATGTTATGCTTGCAGGAATCAAGGGGTGTATGATCTGATGCATCCAGCTACAGGTGGATTTGAGAGGGGTTTACCGGGTACTGTATTCCCTTATATGTAG